A genomic segment from Candidatus Eremiobacteraceae bacterium encodes:
- a CDS encoding DUF5069 domain-containing protein: MPTDFRDGKTFPRRGREPLGGFLWLARVYDKARAKANRTNGAYNYPCPIDRGMMRQWGINAEDFTMAAAGNTTDDQILAWLSQRAGPDRMQAANDWLTSSRSSNLDRHDFEEGVPGAAKPGPSREIILGIFAAVVAIIAALIERSLH; encoded by the coding sequence GTGCCAACCGATTTTCGTGATGGAAAGACGTTCCCAAGACGCGGTCGTGAGCCGCTCGGCGGCTTCTTGTGGCTAGCTCGCGTGTACGACAAAGCACGCGCCAAGGCAAACCGCACGAACGGCGCCTATAACTACCCGTGTCCGATCGATCGCGGGATGATGCGGCAGTGGGGCATCAACGCGGAAGACTTCACTATGGCTGCCGCCGGAAACACTACTGACGACCAAATACTTGCGTGGCTATCCCAGCGCGCCGGTCCGGATCGCATGCAGGCTGCCAACGATTGGCTCACGAGCAGCCGTAGCTCGAATCTCGATAGACATGATTTCGAAGAGGGCGTGCCCGGCGCCGCCAAGCCCGGGCCGAGTAGAGAAATCATTCTCGGAATTTTCGCCGCCGTCGTGGCGATAATCGCTGCCTTAATCGAGCGCTCGCTCCACTGA